A part of Ptychodera flava strain L36383 chromosome 11, AS_Pfla_20210202, whole genome shotgun sequence genomic DNA contains:
- the LOC139143881 gene encoding solute carrier organic anion transporter family member 2A1-like — MELSFTFISITSIQKRYGLSSRFIGLTETLQEITDITCIMLITYFGGRPNSHKPRWIATAFLVCSLAFFTKALTQFVSTPYNYDNSKLTANSHNVKLPDVCVEQNGTQYLQDVDDIVQSNTTECQSTLASSLVPKGSEPVILILVASILQGAGRKAAYTLGMPYIDDNVSKSKSPMYIGEHTLHLFFIAMEISLFS, encoded by the coding sequence ATGGAACTCAGTTTTACTTTCATTAGCATCACCAGCATTCAGAAACGGTACGGCCTGTCGAGTAGATTCATCGGGCTGACAGAGACACTGCAAGAAATCACCGACATTACTTGCATAATGTTAATCACGTACTTTGGCGGCAGGCCCAACAGTCACAAACCGCGTTGGATTGCGACGGCGTTTCTAGTATGCTCTCTAGCTTTCTTCACTAAGGCGCTCACCCAGTTCGTGTCGACCCCCTACAATTACGACAACTCCAAGCTTACGGCGAATTCCCATAACGTTAAGCTTCCAGACGTGTGCGTCGAGCAGAATGGGACGCAATACCTGCAAGACGTTGATGACATTGTACAGTCAAACACCACCGAGTGCCAGAGTACCCTGGCATCGTCACTGGTACCAAAAGGTTCCGAGCCGGTAATTCTCATCTTGGTTGCTTCTATATTGCAAGGCGCCGGCAGAAAGGCGGCTTACACACTTGGTATGCCATATATTGACGACAACGTATCGAAAAGCAAGTCACCTATGTACATCGGTGAGCACACACTACACCTATTCTTTATCGCCATGGAGATATCGCTTTTTTCCTAA